The DNA region GCTGGCCCGAGGACGGCGGCTCCGCCGACGTCGCGGCCGCCCTGGACGGGCTCGCGGCCGGCGTCGAGGGGCCGCTGCGCGTCACCGGCATCCCCAACGCGCGGCTCACCCGCGAAGTCGCCGCCCACCGGGCCGCGTCGGGCAGCACGCCGCTGGAGCACATCCGGCACCTCCTCGCCCACGCCGACACCGGAGCCGTCGACCCCGAGGACGTCCACCGCTGGGCGCGCCGGCGGGGCCGCACGGTCCGCACCACCTGGAACGGGCAGGCCCTGGACGCCTTCGACGCGCTGATCCTGCCGCCGGGCGCCGACGGAGCGCACGTCGGCACCTACGACTCGCCCGCCCCGCCCGCGACGCCCGCCAACTCCCCCGCGGGCGCGGCGGCGACCGCGGACCTGCTCGCCGCCGTGCGGCGGCGCCTGAAGGAACGGCTGCCCGCGCCGATGGTGCCGTCGGCCCTCGTCCCCATCACGGAGGTGCCCCTCACCCCCAACGGCAAGATCAACCACCGGGCGCTGCCGCGCCCCGACCACCGTTCCGCTGCGGACGGCCGGGCTCCGCGCACGCCCCGCGAGGAGATCCTGTGCGCCCTGTTCGCGGAGGCGCTGGGGCTGCCCGCGCCCGTCACCGTCGACGACGACTTCTTCGACCTGGGCGGGCACTCGCTGCTCGCCACGAAGCTCATCAGCCGCATCCGCGCCGACCTCGACGCCGAGCTGCCGCTGCGGGTGCTCTTCGCCCACCCCACGGTCGCCGGGCTCGCCCCGCACCTGGACACGGCCGCGCGGGCGCGGGCCCCGCTGGCGCGCGCGGTGCGCACGACCGAGCGGCTTCCGCTGTCCTTCGCCCAGCAGCGCCTGTGGTTCCTGCACCAGCTGGAGGGTCCGTCACCGACGTACAACATGCCGTTCGTCCTGCGTCTGACCGGTGACCTCGACGTCCCGGCGCTCACGGCGGCGCTCGGCGACGTCGTGGCCCGCCACGAGACCCTGCGCACCGTCTTCCCGGTCACCGACGGCAAGCCCCACCAGCGCGTCCTCGCACCGCACGAGGCGCCCGTCGACCTGCCCGTGCGGCAGGTCCGCGAGGACGAGCTGGCGGCGGCCGTCGCGGCCACCGCGCGGCACGCCTTCTCCCTGACCGACGAACCGCCCCTGCGCGCCCGGCTCTTCACGCTCGACCCGACACGTTCGGTGCTCGTCCTCGTGCTCCACCACATCGCCGCCGACGGCTGGTCGCTGACCCCGCTCACCCGGGACCTGACCACCGCGTACACCGCGCGGCGCGCGGGCGGCGCGCCGGACTGGGCGCCCCTGCCGGTGCAGTACGCCGACTACACGCTGTGGCAGCACGACCTGCTCGGCGACGCCGACGACCCGGAGAGCCGCTACGGCAGGCAGCACGCCTACTGGGCCCAGCAGCTCGCCGGGCTGCCCGAGCAGATCACCCTTCCCTCCGACCGGCCGCGCCCGGCCACCCCGTCCCACACCGGCGAGTTCACCCGGTTCACCGTGGACGCGCGCGTGCACCAGCGGGTGACGGAGCTGGCCAGGTCCGCGGGCGCCACCGTGCAGATGGTGTTCCAGGCCGCGCTGGCGGCGCTGATGTCCCGGCTCGGCGCGGGCGACGACATCGCGATCGGCACGCCGATCGCGGGGCGCACCGACGCGGGCCTCGACGACCTCGTCGGGTTCTTCGTGAACACGCTGGTGCTGCGCACGGACACCTCGGGCAACCCGGCGTTCACGGACCTCCTCGCGCGGGTGCGGGAGGCGAGCCTGGCCGCGTACACCCACCAGGACGTGCCGTTCGAGAGCCTCGTGGAGAAGCTGAACCCGCGGCGCTCGCCGTCCCGGCACCCGCTGTTCCAGGTCGCGCTCGCCCTGCAGAACAACGAGGAGGCCCGCTTCGACCTGCCCGGCCTCCAGGTGCGCACGGAGGGCGCGGCGACCGGGACGTCCCGGTACGACCTGCTGCTCACCCTGTCCGAGAGGTTCGAGGGCCGGGCGACGCCCGCGGGCCTGGTGATCGGCGTCGAGTACTCCACGGAGCTGTTCGACGCGGCGACCGTCGAGGCGTTCGTGGACCGCTGGCGGCGGCTCCTCGCGGCCGTGGTCGCCGACCCCGGGCTGCGCGTCGGCGCGGTCGACCTGCTCACCGAGGCGGAGCGCGACCTGCTCCTGGCCCCCCGGGAGCAGCCGGACGAGGACGCGGTGGAACCCCTGACGCTGCCCGCGCTGTTCGAGGCCAGGGCACACGCCGCGCCGACCGCGGCGGCGGTCGTGGAGAGCGCGCGCACCTGGTCGTACGGGGAGTTGAACGAGCGGGCCAACCGGATCGCGCACTGGCTTCTCGCGCAGGGCGTCGGCCCGGAGCAGCCGGTGGGCGTGGCCCTGCCGCGCTCCGGAGACCAGATCGCCGCCGTCCTCGGCATCACCAAGGCGGGCGCGGCCCACCTCCCGATCGACCCGTCCTACCCCGCCGAGCGCATCACCTTCCTGACCACCGACGCCCGTCCCGCGCTCGTCCTCACCGACCGCCCCACGGCCCGCGACCTGCCCGCGGACCTGCCCGCGCGCCTGGTCCACCTCGACGCGCCCGCCGTACGCGACGCGCTCGCGCAGGCGCCCGCCACCGACCCCGAGGACACCGACCGCGCGGCACCTCTCACGCCCGCGCACCTCGCGTACGTCATCCACACGTCGGGCTCCACGGGGCGACCGAAGGGCGTCGCGGCCACGCACTCCGGTCTCGCGGGGCTCGGGACGGCCCTGGCCGCGCGGGCGCGGGTCACCGCCGAAAGCCGGGTGCTCCAGCTGTCGTCCGCGAGCTTCGACGCGTCCGTCCTGGAGTACACGATGGCCTTCCGCGCGGGGGCCGCGCTCGTGGTGCCCGACCAACCCCGGCTCGCGGGGCAGGAGTTGGCGGACGTGCTCGCCGAGCACCGGATCACGCACGCGTTCGTCCCGCCCTCGGTCCTCGCCACGCTGCCCGCCGACGCCCCGCGCACCCTCCCGGAGCTGCGCGGCCTGATGGTCGGCGCGGAGGCCTGTCCGCCCGACCTCGTCGACCGCTGGGCCCCCGGCCGTCTGCTCCTCAACGGCTACGGCCCCACCGAGATCACCGCCCTCGCCACGATCAGCCGCCCCATGACGGACGGCCGCGTCCCCATCGGCCTGCCGCTGCCGCGCACACGCCTGCACGTCCTCGACGAGCATCTGGGCCTCACCCCGCCCGGCACCCCGGGCGAGCTGTACGTGGAGGGCCCCGGTCTGGCCCGCGGCTACCTCGGCCGCAGCGCCCTCACCGCGTCCCGCTTCACCGCCAACCCCTACGGACCACCCGGCTCCCGCCTCTACCGCACCGGCGACCTCGTCCGCCTCGCCCCCGACGGCCAGCTCGAATACCTCGGCCGCACCGACGACCAGATCAAGATCCGCGGCTTCCGCATCGAACCCGGCGAGATCCAAGCCGCCCTCACCGCCCGACCCGACGTAGCCCAAGCCGTCGTGACGACCCGTCAGAGCGACGCGGACGACCTGCGGCTGATCGCGTACGTCGTGCCCGCCGTGGCAGGCGAACTGCCTGTTCCCGAACTGCGCACGGCGCTCCAGGAGCAGCTGCCTGCGCACATGGTGCCGTCCGCGATCGTCGCCCTCGACGCCCTGCCGCTCACCCCGAACGGGAAGGTCGACCGGCGTGCCCTGCCCGCGCCGGGGCTCCCGGCGACCGCAGGGGGGCGGGCGCCGCGCTCACCGCGCGAGGAGATCCTGTGCACGCTGTTCGCCGAGGTCCTCGGCATCGGCGAGGTCGGCGTCGACGACAGCTTCTTCGACCTGGGCGGCCACTCGCTGCTCGCCACGACCCTCATCAGCCGCATCCGCACGACCCTCGGCGCCGAGGTGCCGCTGCGCGTCGTCTTCGTGCACGCGACGCCCGCGCGGCTCGCCGCCCACCTCGACGACCTCACGGACGGCGACAGCTCCCTCGACGTCCTGTTGCCGCTGCGCACCGGCGGGCACATGCCGCCGCTGTTCTGCGTGCACCAGGGCGGCGGCGACAGCTGGAGCTACGCCAACCTGCTGCCGCTGCTCAGCGCGGACTTCCCCGTCTACGGCCTGCAGTCGCGGCTCCTTCGCCATCCCGACGACGTGCCGGCGAGCATCGACGAGATCGCGGCGGACTGCGTCGAGCAGATGCGGCGCGTCCAGCCGACGGGCCCGTACCACCTGCTCGGGCACTCCTTCGGCGGCATCGTCTCGCACGCCATGGCCGCGCTCCTGCAGCGCTCCGGCGAACGCGTCGAGGTCATCGTGTCCCTGGACAGCGAACCCGCGCGGCCGGTCCCCGCCGACGACCTGGAGCGGATGGAGGACACCGGACGCATCTACGCGACGCTCCTGGAACTGATGGGCGCCGATCCGGACTCCGACCGCCTCACCTACGAACAGTTCACCGAGGCGGCACGGACCACCGGCACGGCCCTCGGCTCGCTGTCCGAGGAGGAGGTGGCGGCCCTGGTGCGGCGGACCCGGCACTTCGTGCGCCTGGCCGGGCTGCACCGGCACGAACGGGTCGCCACCGACCTGCTCCTGTTCGCGGCCACCGACCGGGAACCGCCGCTCGTCACCGCGGACATGTGGCGCGGGTACGTCGACGGGGACATCACCCGGCACCTCGTCCGCTCCAAGCACCACACCCTCGTCCGGCCGGACGTCCTGCGCTCGCTCGTGCCGGTGATCGAGGAACGGCTGCGGCGCTCCACCGGGGCCCCGGCCGGGCCGCGGTCCGCGTGAGCGCCGCCGTCCGCGGCCCGGACCCCCTCAGGCGGCGTGCTCCCCGAACGGGCTCTCGCTGTCGCCCAGGCAGGCCGCCACGAGTTCGTCCAGGCAGATCCGCTCCGACCCCGGCGTCACCAGCGCGTGCGTGGTGTCGAGGAAGGCGGTGATGTCGGCCGCGGCGGCGTGCAGCACGCCGTGGGAGCGGCCCGCGGGGCCCGGCATGCCGAACAGCTCGACGCGCACGCCGGGCCCGCGGCCCGTGTCCGGGGTCGGCTCGACGCGCACGTCGCCCTCACCGGCCGGGCCCCGGCAGCCGTCGCCGAGGAGCTGCCGGTCCAGGCGCCAGCGCGTCACCTCACCGCCCTCGCAGTGGAACGTCATGGTGACCGCGAAGGGATCGGCGGCCGCATAGGCGAGTTCGGCGGCGAGGGGGGCCCGGCCGCCGGGTGCGTCGGCGGTCTCCAGTTCCATGAACACCGTCACTCTGACCTCGGCCTCCACGGCGTGCCTCCAGGGGGTTGGGGGGTGGTGGGACCCGTATGCCCCGACGGGCTCGGGGAATGCGGGGAAAACACTTGATGGGTGACATGTAACAGCTGCCTGCCGGTGACGAACAGCCGGGAGGTGGCAGCCGACGCACTCTGTTGGTTCCATTCCTTGATCAATAGGCTGTGCCGGCCAGGCAGTCGCCCTCCGAAGGAGCACCGTGTCCACTGCTCAGCCCATTCCGGACATTCTCTCGCCCGAGTTCGCGGCCGATCCTTACCCGGTCTATCGCGCCCTGCGGGAACAAGCCCCGCTGCTGTGGCACGAGCCCACCAAAAGCTACCTCGTCTCCCGCTACGAGGACGTGGCCCGCGTCTTCAAGGACAAGGAGGCGCAGTTCACCACGGAGAACTACGACTGGCAGCTCGAACCCGTGCACGGCCGGACGATACTCCAGCTCAGCGGCCGTGAACACGCCGTACGCCGGGCCCTGGTCGCCCCGGCCTTCCGCGGCAGCGAGCTGCGGGACGTCTTCCTGCCGGTCATCCGCCGCAACTCCGAGGAGCTGATCGACGCCTTCCGCGACCGCGGCTCCGCGGATCTGGTGGCCGACTACGCCACCCGCTTCCCGGTGAACGTGATCGCCGACATGCTCGGCCTCGACAAGGCCGACCACGCCCGCTTCCACGGCTGGTACACCACCGTCATCGCCTTCCTCGGCAACCTGGCGGGCGACCCCGAGGTGATGGCCGCGGGCGAGCGGACCCGGGTGGAGTTCGCCGAGTACATGTTCCCGGTCATCGCCGAACGCCGGAAGAACCCGGGGAGCGACCTGCTCTCGGCGCTGTGCGCCGCCGAGGTCGACGGGGTGCGGATGAGCGACGAGGACATCAAGGCGTTCTGCAGCCTGCTGCTCGCCGCGGGCGGCGAGACCACCGACAAGGCCATCGCCGGGATCTTCGCGAACCTGCTCGCGCACCCCGACCAGCTCGCCGCCGTGCGCGCGGACCGCACCCTGGTCGACCGGGCGTTCGCAGAGACCCTGCGCCACTCCCCGCCGGTCCACATGATCATGCGGCAGAGCGCGGTCGACGTCGAGGTGGCCGGGGGCACCATTCCCGCCGGTGCCACCGTGACCTGCCTCATCGGCTCCGCCAACCGGGACGGCGAGCGCTACCGCGACCCGGACCGCTTCGACATCTTCCGGGACGACCTGACGGCCACCACCGCGTTCTCCGCGGCGGCCGACCACCTCGCGTTCGCCCTCGGCCGGCACTTCTGCGTGGGCGCGCTGCTCGCCCGCGCCGAGGTGGAGACGGGTGTCAACCAACTCCTCGACGCCATGCCGGACATGCGGCTCGCCGACGGCTTCGTACCGTCGGAGCAGGGCGTGTTCACGCGGGGCCCGGCCGCCCTGCCCGTGGTGTTCACGCCCGTGCCGCGCTGAGCGCCGCTTCCCCGCGTGCGGCGCGGAGCGTCTCCGCGCCGCCGCCGTCACTGCGCCACGGGCGTGA from Streptomyces flavofungini includes:
- a CDS encoding SsgA family sporulation/cell division regulator; translated protein: MEAEVRVTVFMELETADAPGGRAPLAAELAYAAADPFAVTMTFHCEGGEVTRWRLDRQLLGDGCRGPAGEGDVRVEPTPDTGRGPGVRVELFGMPGPAGRSHGVLHAAAADITAFLDTTHALVTPGSERICLDELVAACLGDSESPFGEHAA
- a CDS encoding cytochrome P450, producing the protein MSTAQPIPDILSPEFAADPYPVYRALREQAPLLWHEPTKSYLVSRYEDVARVFKDKEAQFTTENYDWQLEPVHGRTILQLSGREHAVRRALVAPAFRGSELRDVFLPVIRRNSEELIDAFRDRGSADLVADYATRFPVNVIADMLGLDKADHARFHGWYTTVIAFLGNLAGDPEVMAAGERTRVEFAEYMFPVIAERRKNPGSDLLSALCAAEVDGVRMSDEDIKAFCSLLLAAGGETTDKAIAGIFANLLAHPDQLAAVRADRTLVDRAFAETLRHSPPVHMIMRQSAVDVEVAGGTIPAGATVTCLIGSANRDGERYRDPDRFDIFRDDLTATTAFSAAADHLAFALGRHFCVGALLARAEVETGVNQLLDAMPDMRLADGFVPSEQGVFTRGPAALPVVFTPVPR